A section of the Paenibacillus odorifer genome encodes:
- a CDS encoding DMT family transporter, which produces MNSYLLLATAIICEVFGSSMLKVSNGFKKILPSIGVVLGMGSAFYCLSLALSTIPLGTAYAIWSGVGTALTALIGVIIYKEKFNLKKLLGLILIIGGVVIMKLSGGSH; this is translated from the coding sequence TTGAATTCATATCTGTTACTGGCAACAGCGATTATCTGCGAGGTATTTGGTAGCTCCATGCTTAAGGTTTCTAACGGGTTTAAAAAGATTTTACCTTCAATAGGAGTCGTACTCGGCATGGGTTCAGCCTTTTATTGTCTTTCTTTAGCGCTTTCAACGATTCCTCTAGGGACGGCTTATGCTATTTGGTCGGGGGTAGGTACGGCTTTAACTGCGTTAATAGGAGTAATCATTTATAAAGAAAAATTCAATCTGAAGAAATTACTCGGTCTGATTCTTATCATTGGTGGAGTAGTCATTATGAAACTTTCTGGTGGATCTCATTAG
- a CDS encoding DMT family transporter: MNKNKGFLVLGVAIISEVIGTTMLKMSEGFTQILPTIGVIIGFIIAFYSLSISLRVLPLSLAYAIWAGVGTVLTAIVGIVIWGDPFSVLTLAGIVLIVGGVVLLNSPDSADEKELKTTS, translated from the coding sequence ATGAACAAGAATAAGGGTTTTTTGGTACTAGGGGTAGCTATTATAAGCGAAGTAATAGGTACAACTATGCTGAAAATGTCAGAAGGGTTCACACAAATATTGCCTACTATAGGTGTTATTATTGGTTTTATAATCGCATTTTATAGTTTGTCTATAAGTCTCAGAGTTTTACCTTTAAGCTTAGCTTATGCGATTTGGGCAGGTGTAGGTACAGTTCTAACCGCTATCGTTGGCATAGTAATATGGGGGGATCCATTTAGTGTGCTTACACTTGCAGGCATAGTATTAATAGTTGGAGGTGTAGTTTTATTAAACTCTCCAGATTCAGCTGATGAAAAAGAACTTAAAACCACAAGCTAA
- a CDS encoding discoidin domain-containing protein, with protein sequence MRNKYVVWSLVVTLLISSLYLAAGPFTFVSASGGANLTLGKTVTASGQSQTYSPNNVKDSNQETYWESSNNAFPQWIQVDLGTETSIDQIVLKLPTGWETRTQTLAVQGSTNGSTFTDIVGSADYVFNPSAGGNTVKIDFSATSTRYVRLNVTGNTGWPAAQVSEFEIYGASTPTPTPTATPTATPSPTATPTPTVTPTPTAIPTATPTPTATPTAIPTPTATPTPTVTPTPTAIPTATPTATPVAGSNIAVGKSITASSNTQSFVAANANDNNTNTYWEGGSNPSSLILDLGSNYNVSSIVLKLNPTAAWGARTQTIQVLGHNQNTTTFGNLVSAQSYSFNPASGNTVTIPVTATVKRLQLNITANSGAPAGQIAEFEVYGTPAPNPDLVIAGMSWSPTNPVESNAITLNAIVKNIGNANSSATTVNFYLNNELVGSAPVGVLATGASTTASMTLTAGVKPAATYSVSAKVDEDNLVIEQNEANNSYTNPASLIIAPVSSSDLVGTVTWTPSNPVANNNVTFNVNLKNQGTITTASGSHGLSVVLKNSAGSTIQTFNGSYNGALAAGASVNVAIPGTWTAINGNYTVTTTVEVDATEIAAKQANNVSVSNLVVYAARGASMPYSRYDTEDATLGGGATLKSAPTFDQALIASEASGQRYIALPSNGSNLEWTVRQGQGGAGVTMRFTMPDSADGMGLNGSLDVYVNGAKVKTVSLTSYYSWQYFSGDMPGDTPSAGRPLFRFDEVHWKMDTPLQPGDKIRIQKNNGDSLEYGVDFIEIESVPTAIARPANSVSVTDYGAVANDGQDDLAAFKATVNAAVASGKSIYIPAGTFNLSSMWEIGSASNMINNLTITGAGLWHTNIQFTNPNAAGGGISLRISGRLDFSNVYMNSNLRSRYGQNAIYKGFMDNFGTNSIIHDVWVEHFECGMWVGDYAHTPAIYANGLVVENSRIRNNLADGINFSQGTSNSIVRNSSVRNNGDDGLAVWTSNTNGAPAGVNNTFSYNTIENNWRAAAIAFFGGSGHKADHNYIIDTVGGSGIRMNTVFPGYHFQNNTGVVFSDTTIINSGTSKDLYGGERGAIDLEASNDAIKNVTFNNIDIINTQRDAIQFGYGGGFENIVFNNININGTGLDGITTSRFSGPHKGAAIYTYTGNGAATFNNLTTSNIAYPNLNYIQSGFNLTIH encoded by the coding sequence ATGCGCAACAAGTATGTCGTATGGTCGCTTGTAGTAACCCTGTTGATTTCAAGTTTATACCTGGCAGCGGGTCCGTTCACATTTGTTAGTGCCTCTGGTGGCGCGAATTTGACGCTGGGCAAAACTGTAACGGCTAGCGGTCAATCACAAACGTACAGTCCAAACAATGTGAAAGACAGCAATCAAGAGACGTATTGGGAAAGCAGCAATAATGCATTTCCGCAATGGATCCAAGTTGATCTCGGTACAGAGACAAGTATTGACCAAATCGTATTGAAGCTGCCAACGGGCTGGGAGACGCGTACGCAAACACTCGCCGTTCAAGGCAGCACAAATGGATCTACATTCACTGACATTGTTGGTTCAGCTGATTATGTGTTCAATCCTTCAGCAGGAGGGAACACCGTTAAGATTGATTTTTCAGCAACCAGCACTCGTTATGTACGCCTGAATGTAACAGGCAATACGGGTTGGCCGGCAGCGCAAGTATCTGAATTCGAAATTTATGGAGCTAGCACACCAACACCGACGCCAACAGCCACACCGACAGCCACACCAAGTCCAACAGCCACACCAACGCCAACTGTCACACCAACGCCAACAGCCATACCGACAGCAACGCCAACGCCAACAGCCACACCGACAGCCATACCAACGCCAACAGCCACACCAACGCCAACTGTCACACCAACGCCAACAGCCATACCGACAGCAACGCCAACGGCTACGCCTGTTGCGGGCAGTAATATCGCGGTTGGCAAATCGATTACCGCATCCTCTAATACGCAATCATTTGTGGCAGCAAATGCTAATGACAACAACACCAACACATACTGGGAAGGTGGCAGTAATCCTAGTTCATTGATACTTGACCTGGGGTCAAACTACAATGTTTCCTCAATCGTTCTAAAGTTAAATCCAACCGCTGCATGGGGAGCACGTACCCAAACGATTCAAGTGCTCGGTCACAATCAAAACACAACGACATTTGGGAATCTGGTGTCAGCACAATCGTATTCGTTTAATCCAGCTTCAGGAAATACAGTAACCATTCCTGTTACCGCAACTGTCAAACGTCTACAGCTTAATATTACTGCCAACTCGGGTGCTCCAGCTGGACAGATCGCCGAATTTGAAGTGTACGGTACTCCAGCTCCGAATCCGGATTTGGTGATTGCTGGCATGTCCTGGTCACCAACGAATCCGGTTGAGTCTAATGCGATTACGCTGAATGCAATCGTAAAGAATATCGGCAATGCCAACTCATCAGCTACTACTGTTAATTTCTATTTGAATAATGAGCTTGTAGGCTCAGCTCCGGTAGGTGTACTAGCAACTGGAGCATCGACAACAGCATCGATGACACTTACCGCAGGAGTTAAGCCTGCCGCAACGTATTCAGTTAGTGCCAAAGTTGATGAAGACAACCTAGTTATCGAACAAAATGAAGCGAATAACAGCTACACGAACCCAGCCTCACTTATTATCGCTCCAGTGTCCAGCTCTGACTTAGTGGGAACTGTTACATGGACGCCAAGTAATCCTGTTGCTAATAACAATGTAACGTTCAATGTAAATCTTAAGAATCAAGGAACCATCACCACTGCAAGTGGTTCACATGGTCTAAGCGTTGTTCTTAAAAACTCTGCGGGTTCCACTATTCAAACCTTTAATGGATCTTATAACGGTGCCTTAGCAGCGGGGGCATCAGTTAATGTTGCGATTCCAGGGACTTGGACAGCGATTAATGGTAACTACACAGTCACCACTACTGTTGAAGTGGATGCTACTGAGATAGCTGCCAAGCAAGCGAATAATGTAAGTGTTTCTAATCTCGTTGTCTATGCTGCGCGTGGTGCAAGCATGCCGTATAGTCGATATGATACCGAGGATGCTACTCTCGGGGGTGGCGCGACATTGAAATCGGCGCCAACCTTTGATCAAGCATTAATCGCTTCTGAAGCTTCTGGCCAGCGTTATATAGCTCTTCCTTCGAATGGTTCGAACTTAGAGTGGACGGTCAGACAGGGTCAAGGCGGCGCAGGTGTAACGATGAGATTTACAATGCCTGACTCTGCAGATGGGATGGGATTGAATGGTTCACTGGATGTGTATGTGAATGGAGCGAAAGTAAAAACAGTTTCCTTAACCTCATACTACAGCTGGCAGTATTTCTCAGGTGATATGCCTGGCGATACACCTAGTGCAGGACGTCCACTATTCCGTTTTGATGAAGTTCACTGGAAGATGGATACACCCCTCCAACCTGGGGACAAGATTCGAATCCAGAAGAACAATGGAGATAGCTTGGAATATGGTGTGGATTTCATTGAAATTGAATCTGTTCCAACAGCAATTGCCCGCCCAGCTAACTCCGTATCTGTAACAGATTACGGTGCTGTGGCAAACGACGGACAAGATGATCTGGCAGCTTTTAAAGCTACTGTAAATGCAGCCGTGGCAAGCGGAAAGTCTATTTATATTCCAGCAGGAACCTTTAATCTTAGCAGTATGTGGGAGATTGGTTCTGCTAGTAATATGATCAATAACCTCACTATTACTGGTGCTGGTCTCTGGCACACCAATATTCAGTTCACCAATCCTAATGCTGCGGGCGGTGGTATTTCACTCCGTATTTCAGGTAGGCTAGATTTCAGTAATGTATATATGAATTCTAATTTGCGCTCACGTTATGGGCAAAATGCAATTTACAAAGGTTTTATGGATAACTTTGGAACCAACTCTATTATCCATGATGTCTGGGTAGAGCATTTTGAATGCGGAATGTGGGTAGGCGACTACGCTCATACACCTGCGATTTATGCTAACGGGCTGGTAGTTGAAAACAGTCGGATTCGGAACAATCTTGCAGACGGCATCAACTTCTCGCAAGGTACTAGCAATTCAATTGTACGCAATAGCAGTGTGCGAAATAATGGTGACGATGGTCTTGCAGTATGGACCAGTAACACAAATGGTGCACCTGCTGGTGTGAATAATACCTTCTCGTATAACACCATTGAGAATAACTGGCGTGCGGCAGCGATTGCTTTCTTTGGAGGAAGTGGTCATAAGGCTGATCATAACTATATCATTGATACAGTTGGTGGTTCCGGCATACGTATGAATACCGTTTTTCCAGGTTATCATTTCCAGAATAATACGGGTGTAGTTTTCTCAGATACAACCATTATTAACAGTGGCACGAGTAAAGATCTTTATGGGGGTGAACGTGGCGCAATTGATCTTGAAGCATCAAATGATGCTATCAAGAACGTTACATTTAACAACATAGACATCATTAATACCCAGCGTGATGCGATTCAATTTGGATATGGTGGTGGATTCGAGAACATCGTGTTCAACAACATCAATATTAACGGTACAGGACTTGATGGAATAACAACTTCACGGTTCTCAGGTCCACATAAAGGTGCAGCTATTTACACCTATACAGGCAATGGTGCGGCAACCTTTAATAACCTGACAACTTCCAACATTGCTTATCCGAATCTGAATTATATTCAGAGCGGTTTTAATCTAACGATTCATTAA
- a CDS encoding DUF1801 domain-containing protein, whose product MNQEVIDFIEALKESWQVELSTSLREVVHQAIPDVQERIQYKKPHFLKNGKYAAAISTSKDAVSFVIFNTTELTLPEGAFEGPPERKTLKLRKGDTFDSAQLVSLVAQASASL is encoded by the coding sequence ATGAATCAGGAAGTAATCGATTTTATTGAAGCGCTAAAAGAATCATGGCAGGTGGAGTTGTCCACCTCACTACGTGAGGTTGTTCATCAGGCTATACCGGATGTGCAGGAACGTATTCAGTATAAGAAACCTCATTTTTTGAAAAATGGAAAATACGCTGCGGCCATCTCGACATCAAAAGACGCAGTCAGCTTTGTAATCTTTAATACAACCGAGCTAACGCTTCCAGAGGGAGCATTTGAGGGACCACCTGAAAGGAAAACCTTAAAGCTTCGAAAAGGAGACACATTTGATTCTGCACAGTTGGTCTCTTTAGTTGCTCAAGCTTCAGCTTCTCTTTGA
- a CDS encoding MarR family winged helix-turn-helix transcriptional regulator, with translation MRGLGSRTVLYQQKVATSLGLYNNDFLSIDILQEKGPITAGELSKLTGLTTGSITTLVDRLEKNGFVRREHDPNDRRKVIIVPLYENNEVGNAYLPLHTKMVKLASSFTEQELELITTFLGKASTILEEQIHYLSTTTSN, from the coding sequence ATGCGGGGCCTAGGCAGCCGAACGGTTTTGTATCAGCAAAAAGTAGCAACTTCTTTGGGGTTATACAATAACGATTTTCTATCTATAGATATCCTTCAGGAAAAAGGTCCTATCACCGCCGGCGAGCTATCCAAATTAACTGGACTTACTACAGGCAGCATTACCACATTAGTTGATCGACTTGAAAAAAACGGCTTTGTTCGCAGAGAACATGACCCAAATGACCGTCGTAAGGTGATCATTGTCCCTTTATATGAGAATAACGAGGTTGGAAATGCCTACCTTCCTTTGCACACTAAGATGGTTAAACTGGCGTCTTCCTTTACTGAGCAGGAGCTTGAGTTGATAACAACATTTTTAGGCAAAGCAAGTACCATCCTGGAAGAGCAGATTCATTATCTCAGCACTACAACTAGTAACTAA